In the genome of Arabidopsis thaliana chromosome 4, partial sequence, the window AACATCAATATGCCTTATTTCTGTGAGCATTGCCACAACATCTTTCATTAAAGGTCGTTCGTTTGCCTTGTTGCTAACACACAAGAACGCAACCGCAAGAGTTTGAAGCATCTCATGCATTATCGAGTCAGTCCGTCCATCGAGTCTCGGATCAAGAAGCCTGCTAGGATCTTTTTTCTCAGCCAAGTGATCTCTCACCCACTTAACCAAATGTGCACCTCCTGGTAGATCCGGATCTAACGGATGCTTTCCGGTTAAAACCTCTAACAATACCACCCCGTAACTATAAACATCGCTCTTCTCGGTAATACGTTGCATCGAAGCATGTTCTGTAAAacccaacaaacaaaacaaatcaaaatcaaaactccaAACTTAGTTAAGTGTACAAGTACTTTCTCAAGCTTACCTGGAGCCATGTAACCATAGGAGCCAGCCATCGGAGGCCGATTGGTGGGTTTCGCTAAATCGATTCCGGTATTTGGATAACCGGAGATGGTTCTAGCTAAACCGAAATCAGCTAAGTAGGGTTCAAAGTGAGGACCCAATAAGACATTCATAGCTTTAACGTCACCATGTATAATTGTGGGGAGACAATCATGGTGGAGATAAGCAAGTGCATGGGCCACACCAAGAACGACGTCGTATCGCGCCTCCCAATCAACACATCCTCCTTTTCCGGCGCCGTGAAGCCGAGAACTCAAGCTACCGTTAGGGAGATAGTCGTAGAACAAGAGTTTCAGATTCCGATTAGAGCACCAACCAAGAAGACGAACGATGTTTCTGTGACGAATCGATCCTAGAGTTTTAATCTCGGAGTTAAACGCACCACTCTCTTCCTTTGACCACATTTTCTTCACCGCGAGTGACTCGCCGGAGGGAATCGTTATACGGTAAACCACACCGGAGCTTCCGGTTCCGATCACGTTTGCTGACGTCAGATTCTTAACAATGTCGTCGATTGAAAAATCGAGTTTTTGGTAAAGCGTCACTTCCCACGAATCTATTTCTTCTCCGAGGAGTTGTTTTCCGGCGGCTCTTGCCCGGACTAGAGTGTAAACCGCCATGAGAACAAGTACGGCAGTGACGACGACGAGAATTAAAATAGTCAATCTAACGACGGAGCTGTTCCTGGTcgtcgggtcgggtcgggtcgaGATTGCGTTCGAGATGTAAAGCCCTCTGTTTGAGGCGAGATCAGAAAGTGGAAGTCGCCGGAAAAAGGGCGTGTTGGGTAAATCGCCGGAGAAATCGTTGTAGGAGATGTTGAGAGAGACGAGGTTTTGCAAATCCGTTAAAACGTTTAAGTTTCCGGTGAGTTGGTTGTGAGATACGTCGAGCACTCCAAGGTTTTTCAAGTCGGAGAATCTAGACGGGATTTCTCCGACGAACCTATTGCAGCTGAGATTAAGAGATATCGCCAGAGACGGGATTTGACCCAATTCGTCAGGGATTTCACCAGAAAAGTCATTTTCGCCGAGATTGAGAAGCTGTAGACTCCGACAAGTGGAGATTTCTCTAGGGATTTCGCCGGATAATCTGTTCTTGGCGAGATTGAGCTTTGTAAGCTCTGTCAACAATCCTATTCCCGGAGGCAGAGTACTGGACAGAGCATTATCGGAGAAATCGATGAACTTCAAGCTCTTTGGGAGTGTAGTACCGAGCAATGAACCGGAGAGACTATTCGTGTGAAGATCGAGAAACTCGAGGCTTTCACAACCAGAGATCGCCGGAGGGATTGACCCGACGAGACGGTTCTCACTTATATCAacaaagttgagatttttcagATTCCCGATTTCCGACGGGATACTTCCGGCGAGTCTGTTACCGTTGAGTCTTAACCGGTAAAGATTCGTACAGTTTCCAATATCCGGAGGTATGAAACCCGACAAATcattggagagaagaagaagcttcgtGAGGTTTCGTAACCCGAATATCTCTTTTGGGATGGAGCCAGAGAGACTGTTGTAAGAGAGATCGATGGCTTGAAGCTCACGACACTGGGAGAGACTTTGAGGGATGTTTCCAGTTAACTTGTTCTGCCATGCGAAGAACATGGTTAAGCTTCTTAGGTTACTCATCAATGACGGAATCTCTCCTGTGATGAGATTATTGTCGATCTCTAAATGCGTCAGCTTCGTGCAATTCGTTAGCTCTTCAGGGATTGTTCCTGAGATCTGGTTTACACTCAGCTGAAGCTCTTGTAGATTCTCAAGTTTTCCGAAGCTCCTTGGGATGGTCCCGGTGAGGAGATTCTCGGAAAAATCGATAAGCCAGAGCTCGGGACAGTTCCCAAGCTCGGTTGGGATTTTCCCAACGAGATTGTTCTGCCATAAAAGTAGACTCTGCAGCTTCTTTAAACCTCCAATGGTGGTAGGGATCGATCCTGAGATTGAATTCTGATACAAGTAGAGGTTTTGGAGCTCTGTGCAGTATCCAATCTCATCCGGAATTGGACCAGACAAGAGTGACGTGTAAATTGCTATTGTCTGAACACGTTTCAGGTTTCCAATCGACGCCGGAAGTTTCCCGGAGAGACTAGTCTCAGCGAGACCAAGCATTACAAGATTCTCGCAGTTACCTATCTCCCAAGGAAGCTCACCTCTTAGATTCTTGTTCCCACCAGCACGTAAGACTTGTAGATTCTTGAGCTCTCCGATACTCCTTGGGATCTCTCCGGATAGCTTGTTGTCGAAAAGCATAAGCTCTACGAGACCCGAAAGATTCCCAATCTCCATCGGAATATGACCTTCTAGATTGTTAGTGTTCAGAGACAGAGTCTTGAGTTTCTTGAGCCTGAAGATTTCCACAGGGATATCACCGGAGAGAGAATTATCCGACAAATCGAGTAACTCAAGCTCCGTGAAGTCTCCGATCTCCTTGGGGATTACTCCGGTGAGATTCAGTGAAGATAAAGTGAGGGAAGTAAGAGACTTGAGGCTCCGGAGACTAGTCACCGGCAGAGAACCTTGCAAGTCCATACCTTTGAGCTGTATCTCCGAAACTTCACCTCTACGGTTACATTTTACGCCGACCCAATTGCAGGGAGATGTGTCGGCGACGTGCCAGGAGGAAAAAGCGTCGCCGGAGATGTTCAGTTGAGACTTCCATGACAAGAGAGCTTGACCTTGTTGGTCGAGAGAGAAACAggggatgaagaagaaacagagtagggatgagaagaaggagagtCTATAGATATTTGGTGGCAtcggagaagacgaagatgaggaagaagaatgagagaaGTGCGTTGGGATTGTAAAGCGAAGAACCAATCCatcggttttggttttattttgtttataggaaatatataaataaacacagAGCAGAGAGAGAAGTAGCAAAGGAAGGTTTTTGATCCCAACAAAGTTTCTATCACTAACCctttagtattattttaatctttgcttttgatttttgtaaaattgaaaaaacaattaccCTAAATAGTCCTAATTAAGTTACAAAGTAGTTCACTCTTGAAATAGCTGGATCAAGTTTTAGATAACGTTTTGAAACATAATCCTGTAattaaatttggatttgaCTTCAAGGAATATACCTTACATAGataaaccttttttatttatttattggaaAAACATATTATGGCCGACCACCAAAATTTttgaaagtaagaaaataatcaaatattatgcaacaaaaatagtatgctataatttatatgaaaatcgAAATCTGAGAATCAAGAATGACATGTCAAAACAATAGCCCTCTTACAATGGCACCAACTTTCATGGTTTTGAGACCGACATGTCAAATAGTCCTCCTCTCTTTTCCGCTGCTATATTGTAATTGCCTTTTACGACATTTGCATGTACGAATTTTGTCGAAATTTCACTCCAATCCACTAATCAGAGAGCATCGTATCATGATCTTATAACATGTGAACGAGAAGTGTTCTCCACTTCGATAAAAGGTTGCGATCATTTATAGGTCTTGACGTCTTGTTCCATGTGGCCAGTTTTACCATTAAACTAGTATCAAACTGTTACGAAAGGTTCAATCACATTCAAACGTTTTTTTAAGAGTTAGACCGAGCATTACaagttatttaaatttaactaTATCATTAATTCATATATACTAGCTCTAa includes:
- a CDS encoding Leucine-rich repeat receptor-like protein kinase family protein (Leucine-rich repeat receptor-like protein kinase family protein; FUNCTIONS IN: kinase activity; INVOLVED IN: protein amino acid phosphorylation; LOCATED IN: plasma membrane; EXPRESSED IN: inflorescence meristem; CONTAINS InterPro DOMAIN/s: Protein kinase, ATP binding site (InterPro:IPR017441), Protein kinase, catalytic domain (InterPro:IPR000719), Leucine-rich repeat-containing N-terminal domain, type 2 (InterPro:IPR013210), Leucine-rich repeat (InterPro:IPR001611), Serine/threonine-protein kinase-like domain (InterPro:IPR017442), Protein kinase-like domain (InterPro:IPR011009), Serine/threonine-protein kinase, active site (InterPro:IPR008271); BEST Arabidopsis thaliana protein match is: Leucine-rich receptor-like protein kinase family protein (TAIR:AT5G56040.2); Has 218237 Blast hits to 120439 proteins in 3896 species: Archae - 151; Bacteria - 20470; Metazoa - 64079; Fungi - 7848; Plants - 101542; Viruses - 308; Other Eukaryotes - 23839 (source: NCBI BLink).) produces the protein MPPNIYRLSFFSSLLCFFFIPCFSLDQQGQALLSWKSQLNISGDAFSSWHVADTSPCNWVGVKCNRRGEVSEIQLKGMDLQGSLPVTSLRSLKSLTSLTLSSLNLTGVIPKEIGDFTELELLDLSDNSLSGDIPVEIFRLKKLKTLSLNTNNLEGHIPMEIGNLSGLVELMLFDNKLSGEIPRSIGELKNLQVLRAGGNKNLRGELPWEIGNCENLVMLGLAETSLSGKLPASIGNLKRVQTIAIYTSLLSGPIPDEIGYCTELQNLYLYQNSISGSIPTTIGGLKKLQSLLLWQNNLVGKIPTELGNCPELWLIDFSENLLTGTIPRSFGKLENLQELQLSVNQISGTIPEELTNCTKLTHLEIDNNLITGEIPSLMSNLRSLTMFFAWQNKLTGNIPQSLSQCRELQAIDLSYNSLSGSIPKEIFGLRNLTKLLLLSNDLSGFIPPDIGNCTNLYRLRLNGNRLAGSIPSEIGNLKNLNFVDISENRLVGSIPPAISGCESLEFLDLHTNSLSGSLLGTTLPKSLKFIDFSDNALSSTLPPGIGLLTELTKLNLAKNRLSGEIPREISTCRSLQLLNLGENDFSGEIPDELGQIPSLAISLNLSCNRFVGEIPSRFSDLKNLGVLDVSHNQLTGNLNVLTDLQNLVSLNISYNDFSGDLPNTPFFRRLPLSDLASNRGLYISNAISTRPDPTTRNSSVVRLTILILVVVTAVLVLMAVYTLVRARAAGKQLLGEEIDSWEVTLYQKLDFSIDDIVKNLTSANVIGTGSSGVVYRITIPSGESLAVKKMWSKEESGAFNSEIKTLGSIRHRNIVRLLGWCSNRNLKLLFYDYLPNGSLSSRLHGAGKGGCVDWEARYDVVLGVAHALAYLHHDCLPTIIHGDVKAMNVLLGPHFEPYLADFGLARTISGYPNTGIDLAKPTNRPPMAGSYGYMAPEHASMQRITEKSDVYSYGVVLLEVLTGKHPLDPDLPGGAHLVKWVRDHLAEKKDPSRLLDPRLDGRTDSIMHEMLQTLAVAFLCVSNKANERPLMKDVVAMLTEIRHIDVGRSETEKIKAGGCGSKEPQQFMSNEKIINSHGSSNCSFAFSDDSV